The DNA window GTCGGGCAACCGGCCGGAGTGGATGATCCTGACCGTGCTGCCGGTCATCCCACCGGATCTGCGCCCGATGGTGCAGTTGGACGGTGGACGTTTCGCGACCAGTGACCTGAACGACCTGTATCGCCGCGTGATCAATCGCAACAACCGCTTGCGCCGCTTGCTGGAGCTGGGCGCGCCCGATGTCATCGTGCGCAATGAAAAACGCATGTTGCAGGAAGCCGTGGACAGCCTGATTGACAACGGGCGCCGTGGCCGGGCCGTCAGCCGCAGCGGTAAACGTAAGCTAAAGAGTCTGAGCGACATGCTCAAGGGCAAGCAAGGACGCTTCCGCCGCAACCTGCTGGGCAAGCGCGTGGACTATTCGGGCCGCTCTGTGATCGTGATCGGCCCCACGCTGGCCCTGCATCAGTGCGGTCTACCGAAGAAGATGGCCCTGGAGCTGTTCAAGCCCTTCGTCATGCGCAAACTGGTGGAAGCCAACTTCGCGCACAACATCAAGAGCGCCAAGCGCCTGGTGGACCGGCTCAGTCCGGAAGTGTGGGACGTGCTGGAAGAGGTGTCGTTGGAGCGGCCGGTGCTGCTCAACCGTGCGCCTACGCTGCACCGCCTGGGCATTCAGGCCTTCGAGGTGGTGTTGATCGAAGGTCATGCCATCCAGATTCACCCGCTGGTCTGCTCGGCCTTCAACGCTGACTTCGACGGCGACCAGATGGCCGTGCATGTGCCGTTGAGCGATGAAGCGGTGCGTGAGGCGCGCGAACTGATGCTGTCGTCACACAACCTGCTGAAACCGGCCAGCGGCGAGCCGATCGTCGGGCCGTCCAAAGACATGGTTCTCGGCATGTACTGGCTGACGGGTGAAAAGCCGGGCGTCAAGGGTGAAGGCAAGGCCTTCGGCAACATGGACGAGGTCAAGCTGGCCTATGACCTGGGCGCGGTGGATCTGCGTGCCAAAATCAGGCTGCGCTACCACGATTGGCTGCGCGACGTGTCCCTGGGCAACCTGCACTTGGGGCCGAAGGCGCACGCCGCGCTGGAAGCAGCCGGCGTCACCACAGCCGCCCAGGTGGTCGAGCTGATGCAGCAGGCGTCAAGCGGCCAGCCCTCGCCGGTGATCGGTCATACTGAGGAAATTCGCGCACATCTGCTGCGCCTGGGTGTGGCCGCCGAAGCCCCGCGGATGCATGGTCTCATCGAAACTACGGTTGGACGCGCGATATTCAATATGGAGCTGCCGCGCGAGCTGCAGTTCGTCAACAAAGTGATGGACAAAGGCTCGGTCAACACGGTGGTTGCCGACTGCTACCATCGCCTGGGTGTGCGTAAGACGGCCGACCTGGTGGACAAGATCAAGCAACTGGGCTTCATCTACGCCACCCGCAGCGGTATGACGATTGCGGTGAGCGACATCCAGGTGCCGGAAATCAAACAACAGATCATTCAGGACACCACCACCGAGGTCGAGAAGGCCGAGCGCCAATATCGCCGTGGCCTGATCACGGAAGAGGAGCAGTACAACCGCATCGTGGAGCTGTGGACGCGTGCCACCGATGACCTCACGCAGGCGGTGAAGCAGCAGTTGGATCCGCTGGAAGGGCTAGGCGCGATGGCTATCAGCGGCGCCACCAAGGGCGGTGTAACGCCCATTCGCCAATTGGCCGGTATGCGCGGCTTGATGGCCGACCCTTCAGGTCGTATCATTCCGCTGCCCATCCGTTCCAACTTCCGCGAGGGCCTGACCGCCCTGGAATACTTCCTGAGTACGCACGGCGCCCGCAAGGGTTTGGCCGACACCGCGCTGCGCACCGCCGACGCCGGTTATCTGACTCGCCGCCTGGTAGACGTGGCGCAAGATGTCATCATCAGCGTGGACGACTGCGGCACCGACGCCGGCATCTGGATCGAAGCCTCCGTGAGCAGGCTCATTGGCGAGGCGTTCGGTGATCGTCTCGTTGGGCGCTATGCGGCCGGGGCCATCCTGCATCCACAGACCGGGGATGTCATTGTGGAGAAGGGCCAGATGATTGACGAGGTGGCCGTATCGGCCGTTCTTGCGGCCAAGGTGCAGCGAGCCTATGTGCGCTCGCCCTTGATCTGCACGCTGACTTTCGGCCTGTGTGCCACCTGTTACGGGCGCGACCTGGCCCGTGGCGGCATCATCCGCCAGGGCGAGGCGGTCGGCATCATCGCGGCGCAGTCCATCGGCGAGCCGGGCACGCAGTTGACACTGCGCACCTTCCATACCGGTGGTGTCGCGGGCACCGAAGACATCACGCAGGGTCTGCCCCGTGTGGAGGAATTGTTCGAAGCACGCAATCCCAAGGGCGAGGCTGTCATTGCTGAGATTGACGGCAGTGTGGGCATCTATTGGGAGGGCGAGCAGCGCAAGCTGAAGGTGACGAACACCAAGCTGTTGTCGCAAGAACGTGACATTCCACGCCACTTCCGCCTGGCGGTCGGTGACAGCGATCGCGTGCAGGCCGATACGCCGCTGGCTGTGGCTGTGAATGAGCAAACGGGCGAGCCGATCAACATCACGGCTGGGCTGGATGGTCACGTTTTCATCGAGGAAACCGATGACGGCTGGCGGGCGGTGGTGCGCCGCGAGGAAACTACGGTCTGGGAAAAGGCCATTCCGCCGAGCGCACGTCTGCGCGTGGACAAGGGCGACGTGGTGAAATCGGGTCAGCAGTTGACCGAAGGCGCCAAGAACCCCAAGGAAGTGCTGCGCATTCAGGGCCGCGACACCTGCCAGCTCTACCTGGTGGAAGAGGTGCAGAAGGTGTACCGCTCACAAGGCGTGAACATCCACGACAAGCACATCGAGGTGGTCGTGCGCCAGATGATCCGCAAGGTTCGGGTGCGCGCGACAGGCGATACCGAGTTCCTGCCGGGTGAGTTGGTTGACCGCTTCAAGTTCGACGAGGCGAACCAACGCCTGATCGAGCGCGGACGCACCCCGGCGCGTGGTGATACGGTGCTCCTGGGCGTCACCAAAGCCTCCTTGAACACGGAAAGCTTCCTGGCCGCGGCCTCCTTCCAGGAGACGACACGCGTGCTGACGGAAGCGGCGGTACGCGGGGCGCAGGATAACCTGCGCGGCCTGAAAGAGAATGTCATCATCGGCAAGCTGATCCCGGTGGGCACCGGCTTCGAGAAGCGCCGCCAGCGCGTGCGCACCGAAGGGCACGATGTGGGCCGCGAAGAAGCCGCCCTGGCCGAGCGTGGCCTGGCCGCCGAGCATGGCGACGTGGAAGCCGATCCTGATTGAGCGACTAGCCGGGCGCTGGCATGAGCCGGCGCGGCAGTAACCGGTTTTTGTACGAGAGAACGGGAGATCAGCCCTGGCTGGTCTCCCGTTTTGTTTGGGAAGAGGGCAAACCTCACCATACGTGCCGCAACCATTCACATTTTTTTCACAGGGGAGTTGCCGACGCAATTTGGCAATTCACGCAACTAGGCACAATCGGCTGAGTGTGCTAGAATACGTTCACTCGTTCCACTTTCCCCTGCGTTCATGTTAGGAGGTATGCACATGCGTAGAACTACTCGGTCTCTGTTGGTCCTCGGTCTCGTGCTGCTGCTGACTCTGTTCAGCGTCTCGCTGATGGCAGCCCAACCGAGCGCGCCCGTCTCGGATGACGGCCCCACCCTGGCAGGCGTCAATGCACCGCCGACTCAGCGCGTCGGCCCTGGCCCCAGAAGCCCCTACAGCGATCTCTTCGACAATGGCCCCCTGGTCAACAGCCCAGGCACCGGCCCCGGCGGCAGCGACGAGAGCATCGCGCTGAACGTCACCGTGGGTCTGACCAGCCGTGGCTTCAACGCATCGGCCAGCGGCCTCTTCCGTATCTCTGACGATTTCGCCATTCCCAGTGGGGCGAGTTGGCAGATCACCGGGGTTCGCCTATACGCCTACATGGGGGGATCGCCCACTTCGCCCAGCCCATTCACGGCAGTCAATTACCAGATCTGGAACGGCCCGCCCAGCGACCCCGGCAGCACCGTGGTCTTTGGCGACACTACCACCAACCGCCTGGTGAGTTCAACCTGGGCCAACATGTACCGCCGCCAGGAGTCCACTCCGACCGACTACACCCGTCCCGTTTTCGTACTCAACAACAGCGCCGGGGTGACGCTGGCGCCAGGTCACTACTTCATTGACTGGCAGGTGGACGGAGACATCAACTATACCGGGCCCTGGCAGCCGCCGGTGACGATTGACGGGCAGACCACTACGGGCGATGCCCAGCAGATGGTCAGCGGCGTCTGGCAGCCGGTTGTGGATGCCGGCCTGCAGACTCCCCTCGGTGCGCCCTTCGTCATCGAAGGCACGGTAGTCAATCCCACGGCCGTCGAACTGAGCAGCCTGCAGACCGACAGCACTCCCAGCCTGTCCTGGCTGCCCCTGACAATCCTGGCTCTGTTGGCCGCCGGCCTCACTCTGCGTCGCCGCCTGGTGCGCTAACAATTCGTATCAACGCCGGACTTGGGCGACAAACCGGGTCCCTGGTTGAATCGAAAAAAAATAACAGGGCGTGGCATCTGTGTTGATACCACGCCCTGTTGTGTGATCGTTACAAAGCGGGCGACTGTGCATATCGCGGCAACGATGACGCAAACCTAGGTGCGTTCGACAACCGGCTGACTCCGCTCAGACAAAACCCGCCCGATCGTCCCGATCAAATCGTGCATGAAAAACGGCTTGGTGACGTATGCCTGCGCCCCCGCCACGTGCAGACCATAATCACGGTCCTGGGCCAGGGCTTTGGCCGTCAGAATGATCACCGGCATGTGCTGCAGCGCAGCGTCCGCCCGGATACGCCGCAGCACCTCCCAGCCGTCCATCCCTGGCATCATCAGATCCAGCAGCACCAGGTCGCATGGCTGCTGCCTGAGCAATTCCAACCCCGCTGGGCCATCAGCGGCTGTGAGCATGTCGTAGTCCTGGCGTGCCAGAATCAAGCGCACCAGTTCGACAATCTCCGGTTCATCTTCGATATAGAGAATCGTTACCCTATTTTCGCTCATCAACAAGTGCCTCCGCTTTTGACGCCGTCCACGATGCATGAATACTGTGAGCGTCACCCATTGGGAACCTGCGCGCCCTGGCGATGCTGCGGGCAAGACGCCCGCGCGCCCAGCCTGTGACGCTCTCGGAGGGTGCATTTCAGTCCTGGGGCACAGCCCACGCAGGTGGGCGTCGCAGTCGTTGCAGCGACTTGCAGTCGCCGGGCCTGCCCCCAATTTGAAATGCACCCCTCTCCGGATGTTCAATTGCAGCGCAGCGCTGCCCGCGGTATAATCGGTGCTCCCGTTCTCCTGGGGTTACAAACCAAAATCCCCTCAGAAATTCGTTTTCGGCGAGAGAGCGATTTCTGACAACGAATTTTGCCGACAACAGAGCAAAGGGAGCAACTACCTTGTCCGCACTCGCCCAGTCCAACGATCTTGTCTTGCTTGTCAGCGAGGACGAGAAACGCTACCTGGTTCGCCTCAAAGCCGGCTCGATTTGGCATTCTAATCGCGGTCGTCTCCCGCACGACGCCCTCATTGGGCAGCCGTTTGGGCAAACCGTGCAGACCCTCATCGGGCGCCCGCTGCTGATGCTGGAACCGACAACATACGATCTGATCTCGCTGCTCAAACGCGTCACGCAGATCATCTTTCCCAAAGATGCGGCCCACATCCTCATGCGCCTCAACCTGTTTCCGGGCCGCCGCGTGTTGGAGGCGGGCACCGGCAGCGGCGGTTTGACGCTGGCCCTGGCGCGGGCCGTCATGCCCAGCGGCCATGTCTACACCTACGAGATCAAGCCGGAGACCTTCACCCTGGCCAAGCGCAACCTGGAAAGCCTCGGCCTCTTGCCCTACGTCAGCCTGCAGCAACGTGACGTGACCGTCGCCGGCTTCGACGAACAGGATGTGGATGCCTGTTTTCTTGATCTGCGCGAACCCTGGGCGACCCTGCCCGCTGCCGTGACTGCTCTGAAGACCGGCGGCATCTTCGGCAGCCTGGTGCCCACCACGAACCAGGTTGAAGAGATGCTGCGCGCCCTGCAAACACACGGCTTCAGCGATATCACCGTGGAGGAGCTGCTGCTGCGCAGCTACAAACCAGTGCCCGACCGCCTGCGCCCCGCCGACCGCATGGTGGCCCACACAGGCTACCTGATCTTTGCGCGCAAACTGGCAGAAGGTGAAGCGCATCGCTGGCGACCGCGTGAGCAGAAACGCTATGCCGGGCGCCTGGCGGCCCTGGCCGGCCCGGTCACTACATCCCCCGACAATGACCTGGCCGACGCTGACGACGCCGAGTTGGCGACGCTTTGACTTTGCCGGCCAAATCGTGCTGACCCCTGTCTTGCGACGGGGGTCAGCATTTTTTGTTATCCGTTACATCCGTCAAACTCCAAGCCGGCTTCGTGACCCGACTGAGTCTATTGCTGCCGCACCTCGAAGTTGTACGAGGCCGGTTCCGTTGTGACCGGGGCGATGGCGCTGACGATCAGGTAGGCCACCTTGCCATTGTTGCCAATGGCCGGCACGACGAGCGAGCCGCGACCATCTGCACCGACCTCCATCACCGACACCTTGACGCCTTGACGATCCTGTTCCACCACCTGAATCAGCCAGCGCTGGGTCAGCACGTTATCGGTGCGCAGCCAACCCTTGCTGATCCAGCCCCCGTCGCCATCTTCGACATCACTGCTGTAGTTGAGTTCAGGGATGCTGATATCATCGAGCAGAATGCCCGGCTCATTAGCCGCGTCGTCGGTAATGTACTGGAAACGCACCTGCACCTGCTGGCCTGCATACGCGCTCAGGTCAATGCTCTCCTGCACCCATTCCGGTGCGCGTCCGCCGCCGCTGACGCCGGTGTAGCCTGCGCCGAAGCTGTTGCCGTTCGGATTTGTGGTCACACTATAACGACCTGCCAGAATGGTCCAGGTCGCGCCCGCGTCGGTCGAGGTTTCGACATAGGCATAGTCGAAGTCTTCTTCCAGGTCGTACCAGGCCCAGAAGTCCAGCGTCGCGTTCTTGACCCCACTCAGGTCGAAGTCGTGCGTCAGGGTGGCGTCGCTGTCATCGGTGCGATTGCCCCACCAGGTGAAGGCGCCGCTGTGAGGCTCTGCATCCACCAGGCCAACGGTGGTGCTGCCGCTGAAGTCAATCGTCACATCACCGCTGCCCTTCAGCGCAAAGTAGTCGGCGGCATACTGAGAAACCTGACCGCCATCTTCGACGGCCGGGTAGCGCCGGAAGCTGGCCTCAAGGCTGACCTCACCGGGGTCTGCGGATTGATAGCCAAAACGGCCATTATGCACGGACGGATCATCGAGCAGATTGGCGACAATCCAATCGGCAAAGACGGCATCAAAGTTGGCGCTGGTGTTGTTGGCAGTCAACACGTCGTCGAAGCCGGCAATGCCGTTGAGACCCGATGCAACCAGCGAGCGCGTCATCTCTTCACCGAACTGCTCCAGGAAATAGGCCATGAACAGATACGCGCTGCCGTAGTGCGGGGCGTTGGTGCCAGGCTCGGAACCCCAGGTGGTCAACTGCGTGTCCGGGTTGGCCGTGAAGGCGCGGTCGGCGCCGCCCGGATCGAAATCGTTGAGCGCCGAGGCAAGCTCGGACGAGCCTTCGTTGACCCACGTCTCTTCATTGCGGTCGTTGTGCCAGTGGATCATGTGCTGGAACTCGTGCGCCAGGGTCCCATCGTAGAAATCGGTGCCTGGTTCGTTGTTATCAATGTTGATGTAGAACATCTCCTTCTCGTTGGAGAAGGGTTGGGCCTTGCGCGAGAATTCATCCGCGGAGGAGTAATAACCGGCAATGCTGTCGCCCAGGTCGCTGGCGTGCAGAATGTGCAGATGCACGTCGTTGTCAACGCCTGGCGTCCATTCGCTGCCGAAAAACTCCCGATTGGTGGGATAGGTCTTGGCCTCGAACAACTCGGCCGAACGTTCCAGGCCGTCTTGATTGACACGTTGGTCCTTTTCAACCCACATGAAAAGGTGTGGCGTCTCATAGCGCAGCTCGGCCTCGATCTCGAAGTGGCGGTTGTCATCCACATTGCTCACCGTGAAGGTGGCGACATCGCCCACCTCGAACACGGGTGGCGTTGAATTGACGGTTTCGGGAATGTCACCGATACCCGGACGCAACTGCATGGCCAGCAAGCGCAGATCACGCTCTGGCACGTTGACTTCTCGCAG is part of the Candidatus Amarolinea dominans genome and encodes:
- a CDS encoding DNA-directed RNA polymerase subunit beta' is translated as MEVNDFDAIRISLASPEQIRSWSHGEVLKPETINYRTLRPERDGLFCEKIFGPTKDWECYCGKYKRVRYKGIKCDKCGVEVLPSRVRRERMGHIELASPVSHIWYVKGVPSRLGLLLNISPRNLERVLYFAQFIITRVDEEARARMIQRRDRDLNLKLQRMENDLQTKLADYEHRLADALTRLDNEEARRIGDIEDEMARKTNEAMGTGSQIQRQLEGQIGKVAAEAVNLPWLSDALVPVGEPIDRHSLNRLGDSMQQRLTEIKESGDQDKAQIGLQAAARRDRFRHEVSEKSEGQRRDVEREKEKLRVTHDQDAAEIKSIKELDLLTETRYRELQERWSSLFDAAMGAEAIRDVVARIDLNKMAKELRHEIRISKSKQRRKKAAKRLRVAESFRKSGNRPEWMILTVLPVIPPDLRPMVQLDGGRFATSDLNDLYRRVINRNNRLRRLLELGAPDVIVRNEKRMLQEAVDSLIDNGRRGRAVSRSGKRKLKSLSDMLKGKQGRFRRNLLGKRVDYSGRSVIVIGPTLALHQCGLPKKMALELFKPFVMRKLVEANFAHNIKSAKRLVDRLSPEVWDVLEEVSLERPVLLNRAPTLHRLGIQAFEVVLIEGHAIQIHPLVCSAFNADFDGDQMAVHVPLSDEAVREARELMLSSHNLLKPASGEPIVGPSKDMVLGMYWLTGEKPGVKGEGKAFGNMDEVKLAYDLGAVDLRAKIRLRYHDWLRDVSLGNLHLGPKAHAALEAAGVTTAAQVVELMQQASSGQPSPVIGHTEEIRAHLLRLGVAAEAPRMHGLIETTVGRAIFNMELPRELQFVNKVMDKGSVNTVVADCYHRLGVRKTADLVDKIKQLGFIYATRSGMTIAVSDIQVPEIKQQIIQDTTTEVEKAERQYRRGLITEEEQYNRIVELWTRATDDLTQAVKQQLDPLEGLGAMAISGATKGGVTPIRQLAGMRGLMADPSGRIIPLPIRSNFREGLTALEYFLSTHGARKGLADTALRTADAGYLTRRLVDVAQDVIISVDDCGTDAGIWIEASVSRLIGEAFGDRLVGRYAAGAILHPQTGDVIVEKGQMIDEVAVSAVLAAKVQRAYVRSPLICTLTFGLCATCYGRDLARGGIIRQGEAVGIIAAQSIGEPGTQLTLRTFHTGGVAGTEDITQGLPRVEELFEARNPKGEAVIAEIDGSVGIYWEGEQRKLKVTNTKLLSQERDIPRHFRLAVGDSDRVQADTPLAVAVNEQTGEPINITAGLDGHVFIEETDDGWRAVVRREETTVWEKAIPPSARLRVDKGDVVKSGQQLTEGAKNPKEVLRIQGRDTCQLYLVEEVQKVYRSQGVNIHDKHIEVVVRQMIRKVRVRATGDTEFLPGELVDRFKFDEANQRLIERGRTPARGDTVLLGVTKASLNTESFLAAASFQETTRVLTEAAVRGAQDNLRGLKENVIIGKLIPVGTGFEKRRQRVRTEGHDVGREEAALAERGLAAEHGDVEADPD
- a CDS encoding response regulator, with protein sequence MSENRVTILYIEDEPEIVELVRLILARQDYDMLTAADGPAGLELLRQQPCDLVLLDLMMPGMDGWEVLRRIRADAALQHMPVIILTAKALAQDRDYGLHVAGAQAYVTKPFFMHDLIGTIGRVLSERSQPVVERT
- a CDS encoding tRNA (adenine-N1)-methyltransferase; this translates as MLVSEDEKRYLVRLKAGSIWHSNRGRLPHDALIGQPFGQTVQTLIGRPLLMLEPTTYDLISLLKRVTQIIFPKDAAHILMRLNLFPGRRVLEAGTGSGGLTLALARAVMPSGHVYTYEIKPETFTLAKRNLESLGLLPYVSLQQRDVTVAGFDEQDVDACFLDLREPWATLPAAVTALKTGGIFGSLVPTTNQVEEMLRALQTHGFSDITVEELLLRSYKPVPDRLRPADRMVAHTGYLIFARKLAEGEAHRWRPREQKRYAGRLAALAGPVTTSPDNDLADADDAELATL
- a CDS encoding immune inhibitor A is translated as MSQFPLPESAPATPSSQRTLWIVLGAAAIFLCCCCLALIAGGTIFFNFMGESNISDWSTPVVEFTRVAGTPTPRTPRVTSTPPARSTAVAGTPRPTVSSSDTGSETERLLREVNVPERDLRLLAMQLRPGIGDIPETVNSTPPVFEVGDVATFTVSNVDDNRHFEIEAELRYETPHLFMWVEKDQRVNQDGLERSAELFEAKTYPTNREFFGSEWTPGVDNDVHLHILHASDLGDSIAGYYSSADEFSRKAQPFSNEKEMFYINIDNNEPGTDFYDGTLAHEFQHMIHWHNDRNEETWVNEGSSELASALNDFDPGGADRAFTANPDTQLTTWGSEPGTNAPHYGSAYLFMAYFLEQFGEEMTRSLVASGLNGIAGFDDVLTANNTSANFDAVFADWIVANLLDDPSVHNGRFGYQSADPGEVSLEASFRRYPAVEDGGQVSQYAADYFALKGSGDVTIDFSGSTTVGLVDAEPHSGAFTWWGNRTDDSDATLTHDFDLSGVKNATLDFWAWYDLEEDFDYAYVETSTDAGATWTILAGRYSVTTNPNGNSFGAGYTGVSGGGRAPEWVQESIDLSAYAGQQVQVRFQYITDDAANEPGILLDDISIPELNYSSDVEDGDGGWISKGWLRTDNVLTQRWLIQVVEQDRQGVKVSVMEVGADGRGSLVVPAIGNNGKVAYLIVSAIAPVTTEPASYNFEVRQQ